The following are from one region of the Endozoicomonas sp. 4G genome:
- a CDS encoding nucleotidyltransferase domain-containing protein, which translates to MILPIHHPDNPMRLTEQERKTIKQVIQEYDAQAQVLLFGSRTDAEKKGGDIDLLVISQTLGFADKLNILADLHGELGEQKIDIVLDNDGSGDFAKTVLPTAIEL; encoded by the coding sequence ATGATTCTTCCAATTCATCATCCGGATAATCCTATGCGACTGACTGAACAGGAACGGAAAACCATCAAACAGGTTATTCAGGAGTACGATGCACAGGCACAGGTTCTGCTGTTTGGCTCCCGCACCGACGCTGAAAAAAAAGGAGGCGATATCGACCTGCTGGTGATCTCACAAACACTCGGCTTTGCGGATAAACTCAACATATTAGCTGACCTGCACGGCGAACTGGGCGAACAGAAAATCGATATCGTGCTAGACAACGACGGTTCCGGTGATTTTGCCAAAACCGTTCTTCCTACAGCCATTGAACTGTAA
- a CDS encoding transposase gives MTRARSSLIDPGSTPYYHCIARCVRRAYLCGKDHLTGKNYEHRRQWVVDKLRELVSIFSIEVCAYAVMSNHYHVVLHINQTPAREWTRDEILSRWTRLFTGPLLVQRYLAADQLSHLELARVDEFVEEYRNRLTNISWFMRCLNEHLAREANQEDGCKGRFWEGRFKKK, from the coding sequence ATGACCCGTGCGCGAAGTTCTCTGATCGACCCAGGTTCGACGCCTTACTATCACTGTATAGCTCGATGCGTACGCAGAGCGTATTTGTGTGGAAAGGATCATTTAACAGGCAAAAACTACGAGCACCGTCGACAGTGGGTTGTAGACAAGCTCAGGGAACTGGTTTCAATCTTTTCTATAGAAGTCTGTGCCTATGCTGTCATGTCGAATCACTATCATGTGGTTTTGCATATCAATCAGACACCTGCCAGAGAGTGGACACGAGATGAAATTTTGAGTCGATGGACAAGGCTTTTTACGGGGCCGCTTCTGGTGCAGAGGTATCTTGCTGCTGACCAGCTGAGTCATTTGGAACTGGCTCGTGTGGACGAGTTTGTTGAAGAATATCGAAATCGACTAACGAATATCAGCTGGTTCATGCGTTGTCTGAACGAACATCTTGCCCGTGAGGCTAATCAGGAAGATGGCTGCAAAGGTCGATTCTGGGAAGGGCGATTTAAAAAAAAATAA
- a CDS encoding transposase: MTRARSSLIDPGSTPYYHCIARCVRRAYLCGKDHLTGKNYEHRRQWVVDKLRELVSIFSIEVCAYAVMSNHYHVVLRINQTPAREWSRDEILSRWTRLFTGPLLVQRYLAAEQLSHSELARVDEFVEEYRNRLTNISWFMRCLNEHLAREANQEDGCKGRFWEGRFKSQALLDEAALLTCMAYVDLNPIRAEVSETPEESDYTSIQERIEKLAGSDARKQPITLMPFRSQGQNPDKALPYILHDYLELVDWSGRAVRSDKKGAIPSDIPPILARLEIDSNEWLKTMRRNSRFYRAVGRLAAMRTFAQELGQQWVQGMIACSRLFYGVS, encoded by the coding sequence ATGACCCGTGCGCGAAGTTCTCTGATCGACCCAGGTTCGACGCCTTACTATCACTGTATAGCTCGATGCGTACGCAGAGCGTATTTGTGTGGAAAGGATCATTTAACAGGCAAAAACTACGAGCACCGTCGACAGTGGGTTGTAGACAAGCTCAGGGAACTGGTTTCAATCTTTTCTATAGAAGTCTGCGCCTACGCTGTCATGTCGAATCACTATCATGTGGTTTTGCGTATCAATCAGACACCTGCCAGAGAGTGGTCACGAGATGAAATATTGAGTCGATGGACAAGGCTTTTTACGGGGCCGCTTCTGGTTCAGAGGTATCTTGCTGCCGAGCAACTGAGTCATTCGGAACTGGCTCGTGTGGACGAATTTGTTGAAGAGTATCGAAATCGACTAACGAATATCAGCTGGTTCATGCGTTGTCTGAACGAACATCTTGCCCGTGAGGCTAATCAGGAAGATGGCTGCAAAGGTCGATTCTGGGAAGGGCGATTTAAAAGTCAGGCGTTGCTGGATGAAGCGGCGTTGTTGACCTGCATGGCTTATGTCGACTTAAATCCGATCCGTGCTGAAGTGTCGGAAACTCCAGAAGAATCAGACTACACGTCGATCCAGGAACGAATTGAAAAGTTAGCAGGTTCTGATGCCCGAAAGCAGCCAATCACTCTTATGCCTTTTCGATCTCAGGGGCAAAATCCGGATAAGGCACTGCCTTATATTCTTCACGATTATCTTGAGCTGGTGGACTGGAGTGGGCGTGCAGTTCGATCCGATAAGAAAGGGGCAATTCCTTCAGATATCCCACCCATTCTGGCTCGACTGGAAATTGATTCAAATGAATGGCTCAAAACCATGAGACGGAATAGCCGCTTCTATCGGGCAGTGGGTAGGCTGGCAGCTATGAGAACTTTTGCTCAGGAACTGGGGCAGCAATGGGTACAGGGAATGATTGCCTGTAGTCGTTTATTTTATGGTGTAAGTTGA